Below is a genomic region from Miscanthus floridulus cultivar M001 chromosome 1, ASM1932011v1, whole genome shotgun sequence.
AATGTGCAGCTTGTCATTCATTATGTACATTGTCATTGTATTTTAAAAATGTAATGAGCTCTGTCTGTTCTGATCTGATTTGGAGGAGCACGTGTTGGTAATTTGATTTTTTTAGTGAAAAATGCACTGTAGGggtggttggtactgtagccgcccctacaaatcgatttgtaggggcggctacagtaccagccgcccctacaaatcgattttgtaggggcggctcgtgttactagccgtccttacaaatcgatttgtaggggcggtctgggaaccgtccctacaaatgcatgatttgtagagacccttatgtaggggcggctaggcaaaccgcccctacaaatgcactgtagccgcccctggaaatgatATTTGACGTAGTGAGAGTGGCTAGAGTAGAGAGATTTTATCTCCTCATGCTCTATTTTTTTAATCAAGTGGGAGGATGAGTGGAGGTGGATTGACCTAATTTGTACTGGTGAATTCCTGGTTGGTTAATAGAATAATTTATGAAATTCTCCAGTCCATCTTGTCCCTCTTTCGTTTTTCCTTTCTAAGTTTTTGGGCTTTTTCTTGGAAAATTGTTCCTCACTTTTGGTTCCATTTTTTGTGAAGATCTTTGGGGGAAATCAGTGGTAGGACATGTAGGATGTAGCCCTATCATCAACTTGTTGGATTCCCTCACAAGCACCTCTAATCGATGGCTTTTACCAAATCTCCCCACTCCCAAGGGTTTCTTCGTCTTTTTGAAATTAGTTCTTGATGATTTGATCTTTATGAGGTTTTGCTATTGAgatgagttgcacatgttgtggCAAAGCTACTGCTAGAATCTCATCTCAATTGGACTTGATCTGGTCAAGGTTTGGACCAACTTTTCCATTTTGTGCTCATTTTGAAATTTCCCTACTCGAGATCATTTTTGCAAACACCAGACACACCCTATTGTTCGGCATGTGGGCGGGCGTGTCTATATGTGTTTCTGATAAGTGCGGACCATCTGGCGGAGATAtgaatgaagaagatggcaatgaAGAGGCACATCTAATAGATTTTAGGACCGGGTTATGGTGGACGACAACGGATCCGATGGCGGGGGAGCCAATTGGGACTGAGCGGAGAGGTGGAGGCAGCGGGGCAAGCGGTCATTGGGGTCAGGTGTGgacaaaggaagaaaaagaagagaagaaaaatGACGTGAATAGAAAGATTTGATCTAGACTCCCCATTTTATATCTAAGGGCAAAAAAATTCAATGATGATTGTCCTTAGATCACTTAGTTGTTGGCTAGATGGGCTAAAAAATATGTGTATGTGCTTGGAGTTTAAAACCACCGATATGTGATCCTACCTAGATGAATGTAGCCCTCAAGAACGTCACTCGGCTCTTTTAGGGCTTGTTTGTTTAGCCTTCAATCTAAGGGGATTGGGGATTAAGGAGGATTCAATCCCTAGCAGAAGTCAAAATCTTCCTCAATCCCTTCTAATCCTCTCGAAATGGAGGCTAACCGAACAAACCATTAGGCCTCTTTTGGATGCACTTGTACGTATATATATCCAATCCGCCTCAATCAATGTGCGTTGGAGGAAAGTAAACTTCCACTCAAATCCACTTCAGTACATGTGAATTGGATGAGCGGATACGAGTGCATCCAAACGAGCCTTTAGTGGGAATGATTCACAAGGGACACGTGCCATTCATCAAGACAGAGTTACAATGGACAGTACTACATCTCGCAAGATGCACAGAGAGGGGTTTTTTTCTTTCATATGCAGAAGTATTATTCATCACTGTCTCACTGATTTCTAACATTATGATCTATAGGTTAATATTGTGGCAATGATTATTGACTACGATATATATAAATGGGTACCGGGTCATTTATATATCGCTGTCTCACGTGTTACAACTTTTTGTAGGTTTGTTTCGTCAAAACTATGACCATTGCTCTTAGTGTTATTAGCAATAGTATATCAAACGAAATTGCATACTCAGTCTTATTGAACGAACCATACAATCAGATCATGACTCATGAGAACAAATTAAGAATACACTGTAACACCGATCAGTAATTAACTGATCACCCCAGGCCAGACATATACATGCACGTGTGGTAGCCGCTGCATGCCTGGGCTATGTAGAAGTGTAACCACACCACTCATATATATGCATAAAGAGACAAATCAAAATAAATAGGCTGGAACTGACAGGAAGATCAATCAACAATTAAGCAATGAGCTGACAGGAAGATCGATGAACCGCAGCCGGCTATGGACGACGATCAATTTATCATCTATGCGCAGTGGAAATCGTTGGGGCAGTTCTTGCCACAGTTGTTGAGGATGAGGCTGAGGTCGATGGGGAGGTTAAGGTTGATGCCGAGGATGTTGGCCTTGATGGCGGTGCAGAGGCAGACGGCGGCCTCCAGGTCGACGAGCCCGTCCAGCAGCGAGCAGCACGGCTGGTACGGCGGCGAGCCGATCTTGGCCTTCACAAGGCCCAGCACGTTGGCGCACACTCCCAGCTTCAGCGCGTCCCTGGGGCA
It encodes:
- the LOC136486861 gene encoding 14 kDa proline-rich protein DC2.15-like encodes the protein MAPRAALLLAVSLVLAAVASATYCPPPPAPKPPPPPSGHQGSCPRDALKLGVCANVLGLVKAKIGSPPYQPCCSLLDGLVDLEAAVCLCTAIKANILGINLNLPIDLSLILNNCGKNCPNDFHCA